The uncultured Trichococcus sp. DNA window CATGCAACGTTTGGATCATTTGTTTCAGTTCGATGATTCTGTTGAATGGATCAAAGGGATCGCTTGAATAGGAACCTTCCGGGACATTATAATTCAGCGGATCATATCCCCAATTGTACTGTGGCTCCGTCAGATTCGCTTCGTCTACTGTAGCATAGTCGAACATCGGCAAAATCTGCACGTGGGTGATACCCATATTGATCAGGTAATCCAGCCCGGTGCTTAGGCCACTGGGGTTTTTAGTATTCTTTTCAGTCAAACCAAGGAATTTCCCTTTGTTCACTATCCCACTCGTTTCGGATATGGAAAAATCTCTGATATGAAGTTCGTAGATGATTGCCTCTTCGGGAAGCCCGAATGCCGGCAATCGCTCTGCCCATCCGTCAGGATTCGTCCTGAGCAAGTCCGTAATGACCGATTTTGTGCCGTTCACTGTCGTTGCACGGGCATAGGGATCAACCGTGACGGACTCACGATTGTTGAGGAAAAGAATTTTATAAACATAAATGGTTCCATGCTGATCGCCGGGTAGATAAGCTTCAAAAATTCCTCTGGGTTTCTGCACCATCGCTATTTTTTGGGACGGCCTTCTGATCGAATCATCTTCGTACGTCCAAACTTCCACAGATTTGGCAGTAGGTGTCCAAACCCTCAATAGCGTCCCTTCTTTTTCGTAGAGCGCTCCCAGATCTCCGTCATAGGAGAAGTAATCGTCAAAATCATCCGATCTGACGAACAAAAACATTTCCTTGTCGATTGTTTCTTTATCCCGCTTATCGCTGAAGAGTTTTTCTAAATCATAGCTCTCCAACCAATTCTGGAAATCCTCCACCATAGCTCATCACACCTCCCACAAATAGTATACCAAGCAAGAGCGACTTCCTGTACTCAAAAGGCACAGTAAAAAGCGTAACCGCCAGAAATGATTGCCGATTACGCTTCACAGTGATGTCAACTGCTTCTTTTCATATTCCATGTCAGAAGTAATCTTTCTTTTTCAGCCAATAGACCGTAATGAAGCAGATGAAGATAGTGAGCAGACTGGTGATACCGAAAGCCCATGGATGATTCTCGAAAGGCAAACCAACATTCATGCCCCAGAAGCCGGCTATGATGGTGGGAATCGTCAAGACGATGGTGATCGAAGTCAACACTTTCATGATATTGTTCAAATTGTTCGCGATGACGCTCGAAAACACTTCGCTAAGCTGATCGATCATCTTGCTTGATTCGGTTACCATCACTTCTGCTTGGTTTGAAATATCGAGGATATCATGCAGCAATTCTTGGCTTTGCAGATCATCCCCCAATACAGCTTCATGAATGGATTCTGTTATCAACGGATGATTCTTAGTGATGGATGTTTCAAAATAGACCAAGCTCTTATGGAGAGCGATCAGCTTGTAAAAATATTCATTCCGGGTAGCACTGGTTATCTGTATTTGCAGATCCTCGATTGTGCCATCAATTTCCCTCAGGTGATGAACAAAACTCTTCGTCAATTCCCATAGTATATATAAAACAATGTGATGCTGCGTTGTAGCCGGTTCATTTTTGAAGGATTCGTTCTCCGTTATGCGCGTCAAAAAAGAGGGCGTCTCTTTGCAGACTGTAATCAACGTTCCATTGATCGTTATGATCGACAAAGGATAGGTATGGTATTCGATATATTTTTCCTGCACCGAACGCATTTTAGGGAAGAGAACAATCAGCAGATCAATATCTTCCCCGGTACCATTTTTGACTTTTTCTTGTCGCGGAATTTCATATTCGTCCAATGAATCCATGATGTAGTCCTTCGGTATGCCGAAAATGGTCATCAGATCTTCAACGTCCTCGCTGCTCGGGTTCTCCACGTGAATCCAATCAGCCGCTCTCCAATTGCTCGTACGCGTATATACCCCTTTATCCGACAAATCGAACGCTCTCATTCGAATACACCTCTAACCTATTTTTGTCAAAATACGCCAACCCACAAGATAAGCATAACTTATTTTTACCAAAAAGGAAGTAATAACCCTCTGCGGAAGTTGAGCCCAGTCCAACCATAAAACCCATCAATGAAAAGCTGTCATTCAGCTGTCAACTTTGAATTCTTCCATAGTATAGGCCATTTCGATGTA harbors:
- a CDS encoding magnesium transporter CorA family protein, producing MRAFDLSDKGVYTRTSNWRAADWIHVENPSSEDVEDLMTIFGIPKDYIMDSLDEYEIPRQEKVKNGTGEDIDLLIVLFPKMRSVQEKYIEYHTYPLSIITINGTLITVCKETPSFLTRITENESFKNEPATTQHHIVLYILWELTKSFVHHLREIDGTIEDLQIQITSATRNEYFYKLIALHKSLVYFETSITKNHPLITESIHEAVLGDDLQSQELLHDILDISNQAEVMVTESSKMIDQLSEVFSSVIANNLNNIMKVLTSITIVLTIPTIIAGFWGMNVGLPFENHPWAFGITSLLTIFICFITVYWLKKKDYF